Proteins encoded within one genomic window of Saccharopolyspora pogona:
- a CDS encoding helix-turn-helix transcriptional regulator, giving the protein MLTAREREVLALVAAGLSNEEIAERLFVSPLTGR; this is encoded by the coding sequence GTGCTGACCGCCCGGGAACGCGAGGTGCTGGCGCTGGTCGCCGCCGGGCTGTCCAACGAGGAGATCGCGGAGCGCCTGTTCGTTAGTCCGCTGACCGGTCGATGA